From a region of the Candidatus Binatia bacterium genome:
- a CDS encoding patatin-like phospholipase family protein, with product MSSQSARGGEKLGLVLSGGGARGPFQVGVYERLLRDERFADGPAVLSGTSAGALNAAMIACGLSPVEIMEFWFGLADDPPVRASAKLFESGAVAIVKTLAQEIAQLPMRLPEDLTRLGQRARHYWPPRMGSLAALTMDYLLTSRFDVVSRILDGIEEPFLVDTAELRDRLIGVFGGTRIPAERRLAINAVDINTRRVVRYVTGPVPAVPASEYVVVPAITVDMLMASASIPLLFNPITIGSHLLWDGGLLVNTPLAPAVALGADQIVTVLVTEGDKQDEELTNMGRALERTLDAFLENAYNVDRMLLLDRNRLAHVDGSPYRDVKLYEAIRPTHDRNLFSAGSYLNFQRSMMRDMYRAGLRAASDWLAQGPRVDHLESRPQTVGDVG from the coding sequence GTGTCTTCCCAGAGCGCCCGCGGCGGCGAGAAGCTAGGCCTCGTCCTTTCCGGAGGCGGAGCCCGTGGTCCCTTTCAAGTCGGCGTCTACGAACGACTCCTGCGCGACGAGAGGTTTGCCGACGGCCCGGCGGTGCTGAGCGGCACGTCCGCCGGAGCACTCAACGCGGCGATGATCGCGTGCGGGCTGTCACCGGTCGAGATCATGGAATTCTGGTTCGGCCTGGCGGACGACCCACCGGTTCGGGCCAGCGCGAAGTTGTTCGAGTCGGGCGCCGTCGCCATCGTGAAAACGCTCGCCCAGGAAATCGCGCAGCTTCCGATGCGACTCCCCGAGGACCTCACCCGACTCGGCCAGCGCGCCCGCCACTACTGGCCTCCGCGGATGGGAAGCCTTGCGGCGCTCACGATGGACTACCTACTCACGAGCCGTTTCGACGTCGTGAGCCGGATCCTCGACGGAATCGAAGAACCGTTCCTCGTAGACACGGCCGAGCTGCGCGATCGACTGATCGGTGTGTTCGGCGGCACCCGCATCCCCGCGGAGCGGCGGCTCGCGATCAACGCTGTCGATATCAATACCCGGCGGGTCGTGCGCTACGTTACGGGCCCGGTCCCGGCGGTGCCCGCATCCGAGTACGTCGTCGTCCCGGCGATCACGGTCGACATGCTGATGGCGAGTGCCAGCATTCCCTTGCTCTTCAACCCGATCACGATCGGATCCCACCTCCTGTGGGACGGCGGCCTCCTCGTGAACACGCCGCTCGCTCCAGCGGTAGCGCTGGGCGCCGATCAGATCGTGACCGTTCTCGTGACCGAAGGCGACAAACAGGACGAAGAGCTCACCAACATGGGACGCGCCCTCGAACGCACGCTCGATGCATTCCTTGAGAACGCCTACAACGTCGACCGCATGCTGCTCCTCGACCGCAACCGCCTCGCCCACGTCGACGGCAGCCCCTACCGCGACGTGAAGCTGTACGAAGCCATCCGCCCCACCCACGACCGCAACCTCTTCAGCGCCGGCTCCTACTTGAACTTCCAACGCAGCATGATGCGCGACATGTACCGCGCCGGCCTCCGCGCCGCCTCCGACTGGCTCGCCCAAGGCCCCCGCGTCGACCACCTCGAGTCCCGGCCCCAGACAGTCGGGGACGTTGGTTAG
- a CDS encoding HNH endonuclease has product MSDPAPFLVPVDDSQIRAERAKARELRRSAWWKQKRSSGRCHYCDAQVGAHELTMDHKVPIIRGGRTTKGNVVPACKPCNDAKKHSLPTEWSPEGET; this is encoded by the coding sequence ATGTCCGATCCTGCGCCTTTCCTCGTCCCCGTCGACGACAGCCAGATTCGCGCCGAGCGGGCCAAGGCTCGCGAGTTGCGGCGCAGTGCCTGGTGGAAACAGAAGCGTTCGAGCGGACGTTGCCACTACTGCGACGCACAGGTCGGCGCGCACGAGCTCACGATGGATCACAAGGTCCCGATCATCCGCGGTGGCCGCACCACCAAGGGCAACGTCGTCCCGGCCTGCAAGCCGTGCAACGACGCGAAGAAGCACAGCCTGCCGACGGAGTGGTCGCCCGAGGGTGAGACCTGA
- a CDS encoding GldG family protein, whose product MSRISSLAGREVNRQVLQWTAFLLSVAAVLAVAVAVQAFSEVWRRQFDLTLARRLSLSSYSTSVLEQLQDPLEIDFYYRRGERMRARDLLERIADASSRVHYELIDIDRNPLQAKENGVRRFDRAVLSYDGRESVTPAATEEALVGGIAQILEQRRPVLYFVNDHRERTTRVGHADQFGRAAQFLRGEGYDLLPLSLLQQPDVPQDASAVVLAGPEVDYVEQEIAKLEAYLRGGGSVLVLLDPAELPRLASWIATHGLELADDVVIDQANRVYGSDGTNVLVPYFRDHPSVNALETPAVLGRGRSVGVAGGGDGDDADDVQIVARTARESFAAHGAERTRGGSVEFASETDRAGPIGVIGASIVDTGGRLLVVGDADFASDNFVTLLGNKDLLVTLLGWLTEREATGARVRADTAGLGPLSPVFVSERLATKIFWLAVIVQPGLVLLLGVGVVLRRRRR is encoded by the coding sequence ATGTCTCGGATCTCGTCGTTGGCGGGGCGTGAAGTGAATCGGCAGGTCCTGCAATGGACGGCGTTCCTGCTCTCGGTCGCCGCGGTGCTGGCGGTTGCCGTCGCCGTGCAGGCGTTCTCCGAAGTGTGGCGTCGGCAGTTCGACCTGACGCTTGCGCGGCGGCTCTCTCTGTCGAGCTACAGCACGTCAGTGCTCGAGCAGCTGCAGGATCCGCTCGAGATCGACTTCTACTACCGCCGGGGCGAGCGGATGCGCGCCCGGGACCTGCTCGAACGGATCGCGGACGCGTCGAGTCGCGTTCACTATGAGCTGATCGACATCGATCGAAATCCGCTTCAAGCGAAGGAAAACGGCGTCCGTCGGTTCGATCGAGCGGTCTTGTCGTACGATGGGCGCGAGTCCGTGACTCCGGCGGCAACGGAAGAGGCGTTGGTTGGTGGGATAGCGCAGATCCTCGAGCAGCGACGACCGGTCCTCTATTTCGTCAACGACCACCGCGAGCGCACCACGCGGGTCGGGCATGCCGATCAGTTCGGTCGGGCCGCGCAGTTCCTGCGCGGCGAGGGATACGATCTCCTTCCGCTCTCGCTTCTGCAGCAGCCCGACGTCCCGCAGGACGCTTCGGCGGTCGTGCTGGCTGGGCCGGAGGTCGACTACGTCGAGCAGGAGATCGCGAAGTTGGAGGCCTATCTTCGCGGCGGGGGTTCGGTTCTCGTTCTCCTGGATCCCGCGGAGCTCCCCCGTCTCGCGTCCTGGATTGCGACACACGGGCTGGAGTTGGCGGACGACGTGGTGATCGATCAGGCCAACCGGGTCTACGGCAGCGATGGCACGAACGTTCTCGTGCCGTACTTCCGTGATCATCCCTCTGTGAACGCGCTGGAGACGCCTGCGGTTCTCGGACGGGGGCGCTCCGTCGGTGTGGCCGGCGGCGGCGACGGAGACGACGCGGATGACGTGCAGATCGTCGCGCGGACCGCTCGAGAGAGCTTCGCGGCGCACGGGGCGGAGCGGACGCGAGGCGGTTCGGTCGAGTTCGCTTCCGAGACGGATCGAGCCGGACCCATCGGTGTGATCGGAGCGTCGATCGTCGATACCGGGGGGCGGCTGCTCGTCGTCGGGGATGCGGACTTCGCGAGCGACAACTTCGTCACGCTTCTCGGAAACAAGGACCTGCTGGTCACGCTCCTGGGCTGGCTCACCGAGCGTGAGGCGACGGGGGCGCGGGTGCGCGCCGATACCGCCGGCCTGGGGCCTTTGTCGCCGGTCTTCGTTTCGGAGCGCCTGGCGACGAAGATCTTCTGGCTCGCGGTGATCGTTCAGCCGGGGCTAGTGTTGCTGCTGGGCGTGGGCGTGGTCCTCCGCCGCCGGCGGCGGTGA
- a CDS encoding ABC transporter permease, which produces MIAVVRKELVSYFSSLLAYVVVALFLSVSGFYFYSNLSFFLLSGGFDLTRGLWQYQFLDMRQYMLTLLPLLTMRLFAEERRLGTLELMWTYPLRDVEIVLGKYVAALLVLLLMLAGTLLYPLLLLPAEASLPVNAIAAGYLGLFLLGAAFLACGILISALTESQVLAAAVTYSVLLLFWVLTWNEAAVGAPVLWVLSQLSLFDRLYVFVQGGIDTADVTFLVLFSGVFLAWTLQCLGSRRWRGVK; this is translated from the coding sequence GTGATTGCGGTGGTGCGCAAAGAGCTGGTCTCGTATTTCAGCTCGCTTCTGGCGTACGTAGTCGTTGCGCTGTTCCTGTCCGTTTCGGGGTTCTACTTCTACTCGAACTTGTCGTTCTTTCTCCTGTCGGGCGGCTTCGATCTGACGCGGGGCCTCTGGCAGTATCAGTTCCTGGACATGCGGCAGTATATGCTCACTCTGCTGCCGCTGCTCACGATGCGCCTCTTCGCAGAAGAGCGACGCCTCGGCACGCTCGAGCTGATGTGGACCTACCCTCTGCGCGACGTGGAGATCGTTCTCGGCAAGTACGTGGCGGCGCTCCTCGTACTCCTGCTGATGTTGGCCGGCACGCTGCTGTATCCGCTTCTGCTGTTGCCGGCGGAAGCCTCGTTGCCGGTGAACGCGATCGCTGCGGGCTATCTGGGGTTGTTCCTTCTCGGTGCGGCCTTTCTGGCGTGTGGGATTCTGATTTCCGCGCTCACTGAGAGCCAGGTTCTCGCGGCGGCGGTGACGTACAGCGTGCTGCTCTTGTTCTGGGTTCTCACCTGGAACGAGGCGGCGGTCGGGGCGCCGGTCTTGTGGGTGCTGAGCCAGTTGTCGTTGTTCGATCGGCTCTACGTCTTCGTGCAGGGCGGGATCGACACCGCGGACGTCACGTTCCTCGTGCTGTTCAGCGGGGTATTTCTCGCGTGGACGCTCCAATGTCTCGGATCTCGTCGTTGGCGGGGCGTGAAGTGA
- a CDS encoding DUF4340 domain-containing protein translates to MSSALRSVVSLVVIAASALATWVAVGLQPPPPLPPGEQVESVFGFDTDAVVGISVRTWQGALRAVRSDGHWQVVILELAPQVAPSESVPPPGQAAIDAAMDVLVRDVVGLPEVNSFESAAPLAEFGLDTPDASISLTLASGATTTLEIGARTTSAAGLYARLRSSPEILQIGGLLLTQTRTAFFHLRGLGGDVG, encoded by the coding sequence ATGTCGTCCGCTCTCCGCTCGGTCGTATCCCTCGTCGTCATCGCCGCTTCGGCGCTCGCGACCTGGGTAGCGGTCGGCCTTCAGCCGCCGCCGCCGCTCCCGCCTGGCGAGCAGGTGGAGTCGGTGTTCGGATTCGATACGGACGCCGTCGTTGGAATCTCGGTGCGGACCTGGCAGGGCGCGCTTCGCGCCGTCCGCAGCGACGGCCACTGGCAGGTGGTGATCCTCGAACTGGCCCCGCAGGTCGCCCCGTCCGAATCGGTTCCGCCGCCGGGCCAGGCTGCGATCGATGCGGCCATGGATGTCCTCGTGCGCGACGTCGTGGGATTGCCCGAAGTGAACAGCTTCGAGAGCGCCGCCCCCCTCGCGGAATTCGGCCTCGACACCCCCGACGCCTCGATCTCCCTCACCCTGGCCTCCGGCGCGACGACGACCTTGGAAATCGGCGCCCGCACCACCAGCGCCGCCGGCCTCTACGCCCGCCTCCGCTCGTCCCCCGAAATCCTCCAAATCGGCGGCCTCCTCCTCACCCAAACCCGCACCGCCTTCTTCCACCTCCGAGGGTTGGGAGGGGACGTTGGTTAG
- a CDS encoding type II CAAX endopeptidase family protein, translating to MTIFLLALFLATLSVLALARWHPAAIEPFPTGSRRALALALLTLTLALACFAPLLEYPDTDPNMEIPDLPFGALFLGHGLLASFLLLWWILAGRPPLREYLHLNFGDLRDSLRLGAAAGAAGWAVTMTTMAVVGTLAVTLEPGSLPQDGDIPSTVRIIVELAWYERLLLVLSAGIVEEAFFRSFLQTRCGLILSSVLFTTSHMSYGLPLMLVGVFAVSVVFGLVFRARRDVLPCMVAHSVFDGIQLFLILPAVVAGS from the coding sequence ATGACGATTTTCCTCTTGGCCCTGTTCCTGGCAACCCTCAGCGTTCTCGCGCTCGCCCGGTGGCATCCCGCCGCGATCGAACCGTTCCCCACGGGCTCGCGCAGAGCACTCGCCCTGGCACTCCTCACATTGACGCTCGCGCTGGCGTGTTTCGCTCCGCTTCTCGAGTACCCGGACACGGATCCCAACATGGAGATCCCGGATCTCCCGTTCGGAGCCCTGTTTCTCGGCCACGGACTGCTTGCGAGCTTTCTGCTCCTTTGGTGGATCCTCGCCGGACGCCCGCCGCTCCGCGAGTACCTCCACCTAAATTTTGGCGACTTGCGCGACTCTTTGCGACTCGGTGCGGCCGCAGGGGCCGCCGGCTGGGCCGTGACGATGACGACGATGGCTGTCGTCGGGACCCTCGCAGTCACCCTGGAGCCGGGGTCCCTCCCGCAGGACGGGGATATTCCCTCCACGGTCCGCATCATCGTGGAGCTCGCCTGGTACGAACGACTTCTCCTCGTTCTCTCGGCCGGCATCGTCGAGGAGGCGTTCTTCCGCTCCTTCCTGCAGACGCGGTGCGGTCTGATTCTGTCGAGCGTGCTCTTTACCACGAGCCACATGAGCTACGGGCTTCCCCTCATGCTGGTGGGCGTTTTTGCGGTGTCGGTGGTGTTCGGACTCGTGTTTCGAGCGCGTCGCGACGTGCTGCCGTGCATGGTGGCGCACTCCGTCTTCGATGGGATCCAGCTTTTCCTGATCTTGCCGGCCGTGGTCGCCGGAAGTTAG